From a single Streptomyces sp. 1331.2 genomic region:
- a CDS encoding dolichyl-phosphate-mannose--protein mannosyltransferase — protein MTQAALTHPPAAPTPAAPAPAPRGGLVRWAADRSGWLGPIGVALFAGLLRFWHLGYPNAFVFDETYYPKDAWSLLQQGYEGSWPDHANADILAVPQAVPLGSAPEFIAHPPLGKWVMAIGEQLFGLHPFGWRFMTALLGTFTVLMLARIGRRLFGSTLVGCTAALLMSVDGLQLVMSRIGLLDGIQMFFVLAAFGSLLIDRDHARARLAQAMDGDRVRLGARPWRIAAGVFLGAACAVKWNGAPILAAFGVLTVLWDQSGRRAAGARHPWRSMLRRDAVPAFLAMAGSALVVYVGAWGGWLASGGVGDGGYDRHWADGRAGLCPDSFLGIPLPQVSMSWVPAALRSLWHYHSQMYDFNTGLSTPHTYQSNPFAWLVDGRPVSMYWEQVPEGARGCTSSGGCSAQILGLGTPFLWWAACFALAYLLWRWFFRRDWRSGAVLCAVAGIYLPWFRYQERTIFSFYMVVLVPFLCLAVAQMLGAMVGPPGCSPRRRRIGAIGAGAVVLAIVGCFAFFYPLYTAEVIPMSSWQDRMWFTSWI, from the coding sequence ATGACGCAAGCGGCGCTCACGCACCCCCCGGCGGCCCCGACCCCCGCCGCCCCCGCACCGGCCCCCCGCGGCGGCCTGGTCCGCTGGGCGGCCGACCGCTCCGGCTGGCTCGGGCCGATCGGCGTCGCGCTCTTCGCCGGCCTGCTGCGGTTCTGGCACCTCGGCTACCCCAACGCCTTCGTCTTCGACGAGACGTACTACCCCAAGGACGCCTGGTCGCTGCTGCAGCAGGGCTACGAGGGCTCCTGGCCCGACCACGCCAACGCCGACATCCTGGCCGTCCCGCAGGCCGTCCCGCTCGGCTCCGCCCCCGAGTTCATCGCGCACCCGCCACTCGGCAAATGGGTGATGGCGATCGGCGAGCAGCTGTTCGGCCTGCATCCCTTCGGCTGGCGGTTCATGACCGCCCTGCTCGGCACCTTCACCGTGCTGATGCTGGCCCGGATCGGCCGCCGCCTCTTCGGCTCCACGCTGGTCGGCTGCACCGCCGCGCTGCTGATGTCGGTGGACGGCCTGCAGCTGGTGATGAGCCGGATCGGCCTGCTCGACGGCATCCAGATGTTCTTCGTGCTCGCCGCCTTCGGCAGCCTGCTGATCGACCGCGACCACGCCCGCGCCCGGCTGGCGCAGGCGATGGACGGCGACCGCGTACGGCTCGGCGCGCGCCCCTGGCGGATCGCCGCCGGGGTGTTCCTCGGCGCCGCCTGCGCGGTCAAGTGGAACGGCGCGCCGATCCTCGCCGCCTTCGGCGTCCTCACCGTCCTGTGGGACCAGTCCGGCCGCCGTGCGGCCGGCGCCCGCCACCCCTGGCGCTCCATGCTGCGCCGGGACGCCGTCCCCGCCTTCCTCGCGATGGCCGGCTCCGCCCTGGTGGTGTACGTCGGCGCCTGGGGCGGCTGGCTGGCCAGCGGCGGGGTCGGTGACGGCGGGTACGACCGGCACTGGGCCGACGGCCGCGCCGGGCTCTGCCCGGACAGCTTCCTCGGCATCCCGCTGCCGCAGGTGTCGATGAGCTGGGTGCCCGCGGCGCTGCGCAGCCTGTGGCACTACCACTCGCAGATGTACGACTTCAACACCGGCCTGAGCACCCCGCACACCTACCAGTCCAACCCCTTCGCCTGGCTGGTCGACGGCCGCCCGGTCTCCATGTACTGGGAACAGGTCCCCGAGGGGGCGCGCGGCTGCACCTCCTCCGGCGGCTGCTCGGCGCAGATCCTCGGCCTGGGCACCCCGTTCCTGTGGTGGGCGGCCTGCTTCGCGCTGGCCTACCTGCTGTGGCGCTGGTTCTTCCGGCGGGACTGGCGCTCCGGTGCGGTGCTCTGCGCGGTGGCCGGGATCTACCTGCCCTGGTTCCGCTACCAGGAACGGACGATCTTCTCCTTCTACATGGTCGTGCTGGTGCCGTTCCTGTGCCTGGCCGTCGCCCAGATGCTGGGCGCGATGGTCGGCCCGCCCGGCTGCAGCCCCCGGCGCCGCCGGATCGGCGCGATCGGGGCCGGGGCCGTCGTGCTGGCGATCGTCGGGTGCTTCGCCTTCTTCTATCCGCTGTACACGGCGGAGGTGATCCCGATGTCGTCCTGGCAGGACCGGATGTGGTTCACCAGCTGGATCTGA
- a CDS encoding peptidoglycan-binding domain-containing protein yields the protein MPDQHCPTCGTARSTGCGCVPDPSLTETAVLPHAEGPPLVRPYVPQTADQVAEELSADGPVVDPFATTVLPPVAPGQPGAPAGPVTPQLGPDADAYATTVLPPVPTGRAPLGPDADAYATTVLPPVPPTGHGHEGGHGQGERQDDELGFFPFANAPAASGFGPGLDAGLEPEAGGRAARRAAEQAARNPLAQRKGLLAGVGAALVALTIGVAYAVTPSAGPDAKQALPLPTTTLAPAPVDPTVAPAVTTAAPTSEAPSPTATPTRKPTPTKTATPTPTPTATPTPTPVQTPTPTPTPTPTPTPTPTTTARVLQLGMNGPDVKDLQQRLYVAECGFVDKSIVTGTFDYWTRSVLSSYQKENRIKGEDGVYGPKTQAVLAADPGC from the coding sequence ATGCCGGACCAGCACTGCCCGACGTGCGGCACCGCACGCTCAACCGGGTGCGGCTGCGTCCCGGATCCGAGCCTCACCGAGACCGCCGTCCTCCCCCATGCCGAGGGCCCGCCGCTGGTCCGCCCGTACGTCCCGCAGACCGCCGACCAGGTGGCCGAGGAGCTGTCGGCGGACGGCCCGGTCGTGGACCCGTTCGCGACCACGGTGCTGCCCCCGGTCGCCCCGGGGCAGCCGGGCGCGCCCGCCGGGCCGGTCACCCCTCAGCTGGGGCCGGACGCGGACGCGTACGCCACCACCGTGCTGCCGCCCGTCCCGACGGGGCGCGCCCCGCTGGGGCCGGACGCCGACGCCTACGCCACCACCGTGCTGCCGCCGGTGCCGCCCACCGGGCACGGGCACGAGGGAGGGCACGGGCAAGGGGAACGGCAGGACGACGAGCTCGGGTTCTTCCCCTTCGCCAACGCCCCGGCCGCCTCCGGCTTCGGACCCGGGCTCGACGCCGGACTCGAACCGGAGGCCGGCGGCCGGGCCGCGCGCCGGGCCGCCGAGCAGGCCGCGAGGAACCCGCTCGCCCAGCGCAAGGGCCTGCTCGCGGGGGTGGGCGCCGCGCTGGTGGCGCTCACCATCGGCGTCGCGTACGCGGTGACGCCCTCCGCCGGGCCGGACGCCAAGCAGGCGCTGCCGCTGCCGACCACCACCCTGGCGCCCGCGCCGGTGGATCCGACCGTGGCGCCCGCCGTGACCACGGCGGCCCCGACCTCCGAGGCACCGAGCCCGACCGCGACGCCCACCCGCAAGCCGACACCGACGAAGACGGCCACGCCGACGCCGACCCCCACCGCGACGCCGACGCCCACCCCGGTCCAGACGCCGACGCCGACCCCCACCCCGACCCCGACGCCCACCCCGACGCCGACGACCACCGCCCGCGTGCTGCAGCTCGGGATGAACGGTCCGGACGTCAAGGACCTGCAGCAGCGCCTGTACGTCGCCGAGTGCGGATTCGTCGACAAGTCGATCGTCACCGGCACCTTCGACTACTGGACCCGGTCGGTGCTCAGCAGCTACCAGAAGGAGAACCGGATCAAGGGCGAGGACGGCGTCTACGGCCCCAAGACCCAGGCCGTCCTCGCCGCCGACCCGGGCTGCTGA
- a CDS encoding MFS transporter has protein sequence MTDPLAASDRSPAGEPGPPAAAVPNLWVPISALLLAMLLAALDQTIVSTALPTIVSDLGGLDHLSWVVTAYLLASTAATPLWGKLGDMYGRKRFFQASIVIFLIGSVLCGIAQNMGELIAFRALQGLGGGGLMVLSQAIVGDLVPPRDRGRYQGLFGAVFGVTSVLGPLLGGLFVDHLSWRWVFYVNLPVGVVALLVIAAVLHGTEVRREHRIDYLGTALIAAVATCLVLMTSLGGTTWAWSSWQIVGLGVLGLVLLLAFVLVERTAAEPVLPLRLFRSRTFSLVAVISFVIGFAMFGALTYLPTFLQVVMQVSPTMSGIHMLPMVLGMLLTSIGSGQIVARTGHYRVFPIAGTAVTTVGLLLLSRLDEHSSTAETSCYFLVFGLGLGLVMQVLVLIVQNSVGYQDLGVATAGATFFRSIGAAFGVSIFGTIFASGLRDRLADALAGVPLPPGFQPDAITSDPRVISRLPAAVQAGVYHAYAESITRVFLYAVPVAVVAFVLSLFLREQKLRSTVTAPDLSESIGLNPVERSSLDEIARALSVLSTRDARRDLFRRITATAGLDLLPASSWLLLQMHQHGSVEPAELAERRIVPIAVIEQAVREVESRGLAARTGGLPLRLTEPGEEAALRLVAARRTQLADLLGDWDEKQYADLAELLTRLSSTLCADRRDRPDPVGPEPPYRSEGRSF, from the coding sequence ATGACGGATCCGCTCGCCGCGTCCGACCGGAGCCCGGCGGGCGAGCCCGGTCCGCCGGCCGCAGCCGTCCCCAACCTGTGGGTGCCGATCAGCGCCCTGCTGCTGGCGATGCTGCTCGCGGCCCTCGACCAGACCATCGTCTCCACCGCGCTGCCCACCATCGTCAGCGACCTCGGCGGCCTCGACCACCTCTCCTGGGTGGTCACCGCCTACCTGCTGGCCTCCACGGCCGCGACGCCGCTCTGGGGCAAGCTCGGCGACATGTACGGCCGGAAGCGGTTCTTCCAGGCCTCCATCGTGATCTTCCTGATCGGCTCGGTGCTGTGCGGAATCGCCCAGAACATGGGCGAGTTGATCGCCTTCCGGGCACTGCAGGGCCTGGGCGGCGGCGGGCTGATGGTGCTCTCCCAGGCGATCGTCGGCGACCTCGTCCCGCCCCGGGACCGCGGCCGCTACCAGGGCCTGTTCGGCGCGGTGTTCGGCGTCACCAGCGTGCTCGGGCCGCTGCTCGGCGGGCTGTTCGTCGACCACCTCAGCTGGCGCTGGGTCTTCTACGTCAACCTGCCGGTCGGCGTCGTCGCCCTGCTGGTGATCGCGGCAGTGCTGCACGGGACGGAGGTGCGGCGCGAGCACCGGATCGACTACCTCGGCACCGCCCTGATCGCCGCGGTCGCCACCTGCCTGGTGCTGATGACCTCGCTCGGCGGCACCACCTGGGCCTGGAGCTCCTGGCAGATCGTCGGCCTCGGCGTGCTCGGGCTGGTGCTGCTGCTCGCCTTCGTCCTGGTCGAACGCACCGCCGCGGAGCCCGTCCTGCCGCTGCGCCTGTTCCGCTCGCGGACCTTCAGCCTGGTCGCGGTGATCTCCTTCGTGATCGGCTTCGCGATGTTCGGCGCACTCACCTACCTGCCGACCTTCCTCCAGGTGGTCATGCAGGTCTCGCCGACCATGTCCGGCATCCACATGCTGCCGATGGTGCTCGGCATGCTGCTCACCTCGATCGGTTCCGGCCAGATCGTCGCCCGCACCGGCCACTACCGCGTCTTCCCGATCGCCGGGACGGCGGTGACGACCGTCGGACTGCTGCTGCTCTCCCGGCTGGACGAGCACAGCAGCACCGCCGAGACGAGCTGCTACTTCCTGGTCTTCGGCCTCGGGCTGGGCCTGGTGATGCAGGTGCTGGTGCTGATCGTGCAGAACTCGGTCGGCTACCAGGACCTCGGCGTGGCCACCGCGGGTGCCACCTTCTTCCGCTCCATCGGGGCCGCCTTCGGCGTCTCCATCTTCGGGACGATCTTCGCGAGCGGGCTGCGGGACCGGCTCGCCGACGCCCTGGCGGGGGTGCCGCTGCCGCCCGGCTTCCAGCCCGACGCCATCACCTCCGACCCGCGGGTCATCTCCCGGCTGCCGGCCGCCGTCCAGGCCGGCGTCTACCACGCCTACGCCGAGTCGATCACCCGCGTCTTCCTCTACGCGGTGCCCGTCGCCGTGGTCGCCTTCGTCCTGTCGCTCTTCCTGCGCGAGCAGAAACTGCGCTCCACCGTGACCGCGCCGGACCTGAGCGAGTCCATCGGACTCAACCCGGTCGAGCGCAGCTCCCTGGACGAGATCGCCCGCGCACTCTCGGTGCTGAGCACCCGCGATGCCCGGCGCGACCTCTTCCGGCGGATCACCGCCACCGCCGGCCTCGACCTGCTGCCCGCCTCCAGCTGGCTGCTGCTGCAGATGCACCAGCACGGCTCGGTCGAGCCGGCGGAGCTGGCCGAGCGACGGATCGTCCCGATCGCCGTCATCGAGCAAGCCGTCCGGGAGGTGGAGAGCCGGGGACTGGCCGCGCGCACCGGCGGGCTGCCGCTGCGGCTCACCGAACCGGGGGAGGAGGCGGCGCTCCGGCTGGTCGCCGCCCGGCGCACCCAACTCGCAGACCTGCTGGGCGACTGGGACGAGAAGCAGTACGCCGATCTCGCCGAACTGCTCACCAGGCTCAGCTCCACCCTGTGCGCCGACCGGAGGGACCGGCCCGACCCGGTCGGACCGGAGCCGCCGTACCGGAGCGAGGGGCGGTCGTTCTGA
- a CDS encoding MarR family winged helix-turn-helix transcriptional regulator gives MSSESTEPAPPGFELPLRLLLAFRTIIDELHERIAREGHPDLRPMHGFVFQAIGPQGTTAVELGRRLGVSKQAAGKTVESLEQLGYVERGSDPADARRKVVRLTDRGVDCLVRSARIFDELRAEWSAALGEEQLRQVEDGLRRLAPGDPFRLDTPRWFGAP, from the coding sequence CGCCTGCTGCTCGCCTTCCGGACGATCATCGACGAACTGCACGAGCGCATCGCCCGCGAAGGCCACCCCGACCTGCGCCCGATGCACGGCTTCGTCTTCCAGGCGATCGGGCCGCAGGGCACCACTGCCGTCGAACTCGGCCGCCGACTCGGCGTCTCCAAGCAGGCGGCCGGCAAAACCGTCGAGAGCCTGGAGCAGCTCGGCTACGTCGAGCGCGGCAGCGACCCGGCCGACGCGCGCCGCAAGGTGGTCCGGCTCACCGACCGGGGCGTGGACTGCCTGGTCCGCTCGGCGCGGATCTTCGACGAGCTGCGCGCCGAGTGGTCGGCGGCCCTCGGCGAGGAGCAGCTGCGCCAGGTGGAGGACGGGCTGCGCCGGCTCGCCCCCGGCGACCCGTTCCGCCTCGACACGCCCCGCTGGTTCGGCGCGCCCTGA
- a CDS encoding ABC transporter permease, with translation MAPGPALAASGGQLLPVTPVLGVVTAVLLVAAVAVAGRGLLGHGHAVLRAGLRAVVQLAGVAAVITWVVGSLWWSALFVLVMFVVAVRTAGRRMTPGPGWVWAAAPIGAGVLPVLALLLGVGLLPPKGLSVIPVAGILIGGALTATSLAGRRALDELRQRRGEVEAALALGFEEREARLEICRTAAATSLVPALDQTRTVGLVTLPGAFVGMLLGGASPVQAGAVQLFVLVGLLAVESVAIVVVLELVGRGRVTAGAVGEG, from the coding sequence ATGGCGCCAGGGCCCGCCCTGGCGGCCTCCGGCGGTCAGCTGCTGCCGGTCACCCCGGTGCTCGGGGTGGTCACCGCCGTCCTGCTGGTGGCCGCCGTCGCCGTCGCCGGGCGGGGCCTGCTCGGCCACGGGCACGCGGTGCTGCGGGCCGGGCTGCGGGCCGTGGTGCAGCTGGCCGGGGTCGCCGCGGTGATCACCTGGGTGGTCGGCTCGCTCTGGTGGTCGGCGCTGTTCGTGCTGGTGATGTTCGTCGTCGCGGTGCGCACCGCCGGGCGGCGGATGACCCCCGGGCCCGGCTGGGTCTGGGCGGCCGCCCCGATCGGCGCCGGGGTGCTGCCGGTGCTGGCCCTGCTGCTGGGCGTCGGACTGCTGCCGCCGAAGGGGCTGTCCGTCATCCCGGTCGCGGGCATCCTGATCGGCGGCGCGCTCACCGCGACCTCGCTGGCCGGCCGGCGCGCCCTGGACGAGCTGCGGCAGCGGCGCGGCGAGGTGGAGGCGGCGCTGGCGCTCGGCTTCGAGGAGCGCGAGGCGCGGCTGGAGATCTGCCGTACGGCCGCGGCGACCTCGCTGGTCCCGGCGCTGGACCAGACCCGGACGGTCGGCCTGGTCACCCTGCCCGGGGCCTTCGTCGGGATGCTGCTCGGCGGGGCCTCGCCCGTCCAGGCGGGGGCGGTGCAGCTGTTCGTGCTGGTCGGGTTGCTGGCGGTGGAATCGGTGGCGATCGTGGTGGTGCTGGAACTGGTCGGCCGGGGCCGGGTGACCGCGGGTGCGGTGGGCGAGGGCTGA
- a CDS encoding CYTH domain-containing protein, translating to MPLEIERKFLLTAFTPPETAVRRRIEQGYIAIKDDGTEVRLRRIGDSCVLGVKRATAGAAPVRVEVERELGEREFDELWPATAGARLVKDRYTVESAGVTVDVDVYRGELAGLLTAEVEFGSEEAAEAFTPPDWFGAEITGVPAYKNQNLAVRGLPES from the coding sequence ATGCCACTCGAAATCGAGCGCAAGTTCCTGCTGACCGCCTTCACGCCGCCGGAGACGGCGGTGCGGCGACGGATCGAGCAGGGCTACATCGCGATCAAGGACGACGGGACGGAGGTGCGGCTGCGGCGGATCGGCGACAGCTGCGTCCTCGGCGTCAAACGCGCCACGGCGGGGGCCGCACCCGTCCGCGTCGAGGTGGAACGCGAGCTCGGGGAGCGGGAGTTCGACGAGCTCTGGCCGGCCACGGCCGGCGCCCGGCTGGTCAAGGACCGGTACACCGTCGAGTCGGCCGGCGTCACCGTCGATGTCGACGTTTACCGGGGCGAGTTGGCCGGACTGCTCACCGCCGAGGTCGAGTTCGGCTCGGAGGAGGCGGCGGAGGCCTTCACCCCGCCGGACTGGTTCGGCGCCGAGATCACCGGAGTCCCGGCGTACAAGAACCAGAACCTCGCCGTCCGAGGCCTCCCCGAGTCCTGA
- a CDS encoding TMEM165/GDT1 family protein: MMSLTVAALTFGIIFLAELPDKTALASLVLGTKYRASYVFAGIAAAFALQVGIALVAGHLLSLLPHRWVEGVTGLLFLAGAAMLLFHGGGDEDEHAAKEPSSNSFWKVAGASFVVVAIAEFGDLTQIMTANLAAKYADPLAVGIGSWLALCAVGGVAIVGGQKLLKYVPMKLIIRVAAAIMVVLAGVSIFGAITG; this comes from the coding sequence CTGATGAGTTTGACCGTCGCCGCGTTGACCTTCGGCATCATCTTCCTGGCCGAACTGCCGGACAAGACCGCGCTGGCCAGTCTGGTGCTGGGCACCAAGTACCGGGCGAGCTACGTCTTCGCGGGCATCGCCGCCGCCTTCGCCCTCCAGGTGGGCATCGCACTGGTCGCCGGGCACCTGCTCTCGCTGCTCCCGCACCGCTGGGTGGAGGGCGTCACCGGCCTGCTCTTCCTGGCCGGCGCCGCGATGCTGCTGTTCCACGGCGGCGGGGACGAGGACGAGCACGCCGCCAAGGAGCCGTCCTCGAACAGCTTCTGGAAGGTGGCCGGGGCCAGCTTCGTGGTCGTCGCGATCGCCGAGTTCGGCGACCTGACCCAGATCATGACCGCCAACCTGGCCGCCAAGTACGCCGATCCGCTGGCCGTCGGCATCGGCTCCTGGCTGGCGCTCTGCGCGGTCGGCGGGGTGGCCATCGTGGGCGGCCAGAAGCTGCTCAAGTACGTGCCGATGAAGCTGATCATCCGGGTGGCGGCGGCGATCATGGTGGTGCTGGCGGGCGTCAGCATCTTCGGGGCGATCACCGGCTGA